One part of the Zymomonas mobilis subsp. pomaceae ATCC 29192 genome encodes these proteins:
- the atpA gene encoding F0F1 ATP synthase subunit alpha — translation MEIRAAEISKVIREQIEGFGADAEVSEVGRVVSVGDGIARVYGLDNVEAGEMVTFSSGVQGMALNLEADNVGVVIFGSDLEVGEGDTVRRTGEIVDVPVGPELLGRVVDALGNPIDGKGPIKAKERRRSEEKAPGIIPRKSVHEAVQTGIKALDALVPVGRGQRELIIGDRQTGKTAIAIDAFINQKHTNGGKDDTKKLFCIYVAIGQKRSTVAQIVRQLEEMGAMEYTIVVAATASEPAPLQYLVPYSACSMGEYFRDNKQHALIVYDDLSKQAVAYRQMSLLLRRPPGREAYPGDVFYLHSRLLERAAKLSDAHGAGSLTALPIIETQAGDVSAYIPTNVISITDGQIFLETDLFYQGIRPAINVGLSVSRVGSAAQTKAMKKVAGSIKLELAQYREMAAFAQFGSDLDASTQKLLNRGKRLTELLKQPQFHPMPFEEQVVSLFAGTNGYIDGIEVTDVNRYEEALLNYVRSSHNDLLATIRDTGDFTDDTKTKLKAALDNFAKIFA, via the coding sequence CAGATCGAAGGCTTCGGTGCTGATGCTGAAGTTAGCGAAGTTGGTCGGGTGGTCTCCGTGGGCGATGGTATCGCCCGTGTTTATGGTCTCGATAATGTCGAGGCTGGTGAAATGGTCACTTTCTCCAGTGGCGTACAAGGTATGGCCCTCAACCTCGAGGCCGACAACGTCGGCGTCGTGATTTTCGGCTCCGACCTTGAAGTCGGAGAAGGCGACACCGTTCGCAGAACGGGCGAGATCGTTGACGTTCCGGTAGGACCGGAATTGTTAGGTCGTGTTGTTGACGCTCTTGGTAATCCAATTGACGGAAAAGGCCCGATCAAAGCGAAAGAACGTCGTCGTTCTGAAGAAAAGGCCCCGGGTATTATCCCGCGTAAATCTGTGCATGAAGCGGTTCAGACCGGTATTAAGGCTTTGGACGCTTTGGTTCCGGTTGGTCGTGGTCAACGTGAATTGATCATTGGTGACCGTCAGACTGGTAAAACGGCCATCGCGATTGATGCCTTTATCAACCAAAAGCACACTAATGGCGGTAAAGATGACACGAAGAAGCTCTTCTGCATCTATGTTGCTATTGGTCAGAAGCGCTCGACGGTAGCTCAGATTGTTCGTCAGCTTGAAGAAATGGGTGCTATGGAGTACACCATTGTCGTCGCTGCAACGGCTTCTGAACCCGCACCTCTTCAGTATTTGGTACCGTATTCAGCCTGTTCTATGGGTGAATATTTCCGCGATAACAAACAGCATGCCTTGATCGTTTATGACGATCTTTCTAAACAGGCTGTGGCTTATCGTCAGATGTCCTTGTTGTTGCGTCGCCCACCAGGACGTGAAGCCTATCCCGGGGATGTGTTCTATTTGCATTCTCGCCTTTTGGAACGTGCTGCAAAGCTTAGTGATGCGCATGGTGCTGGTTCTTTAACCGCTCTGCCTATCATTGAAACGCAAGCTGGTGACGTTTCTGCCTATATTCCAACGAACGTGATTTCGATTACGGATGGTCAGATCTTCCTTGAAACGGATTTATTCTATCAAGGTATTCGTCCGGCTATTAACGTTGGTCTTTCCGTTAGCCGTGTGGGTTCTGCTGCTCAGACGAAAGCCATGAAAAAAGTGGCTGGTTCTATCAAGCTTGAACTTGCTCAGTATCGCGAAATGGCCGCTTTTGCGCAGTTCGGTTCTGATTTGGATGCTTCTACCCAGAAGTTGCTCAATCGTGGTAAGCGCCTGACTGAGCTGTTGAAGCAGCCGCAATTTCATCCGATGCCTTTTGAAGAGCAGGTTGTTTCCCTTTTTGCGGGTACCAACGGCTATATTGATGGCATCGAAGTGACGGACGTTAACCGCTATGAGGAAGCTTTGCTGAATTATGTGCGGTCGAGCCACAATGATTTGTTGGCAACGATCCGTGACACCGGGGATTTCACTGACGATACCAAAACGAAATTGAAGGCGGCGCTTGATAACTTCGCTAAGATTTTCGCTTAA